Within the Pseudomonas fulva genome, the region TCTGCAGCATGGCACCCAGCAGGTGGCCAGCATCATGCACAGCAGCCGCGAGCTGACCGACAGCAGTGTAGAGCTGACCCGCAAGGCCGGGGGTTCGCTGGAAAGCATCACCCGTACGGTGTCGAACATCCAGTCGATGAACCAGCAGATCGCCGCCGCCGCCGAGCAGCAGAGCGCGGTAGCCGAGGAGATCAGCCGCAGCGTGATCAACGTGCGCGACATCTCCGAGCAGACCGCGTCCGCCAGTGAGGAGACCGCTGCCTCCAGCGTCGAGCTGGCCCGTCTGGGCAGCCAGCTGCAGCAGATGGTCAGCCACTTCCGCGTCTGATCACGAAGGTGCGCTGAAACGAAAAGGCCGTTGCTCTCCGAGCAACGGCCTTTTTTTGGTTCTTTGCATTTTTGCGGGGAGGATGGGCCTGACACCGGACTGGCAAGTTAGTGTGAGTACGCGGGTGGTTTTGCCGCTCAAGCTGCTTGCGTGGGTTTGCTGACATCTCCCGTTTCGCCCTGTCGGGCGAGTCAATTTTGCGGGCAAAAGTAACCAAAACCCTCCGCCCGATCATACGGCCCCGGCTGCGCTGGGGTTCGCTCACTCCATCGCCCTCCTGGACGGGCTCTGCGCGCCCCCTGAATCGCAGGCAGTTCACCAGTTCGTAGGGTGGATGACGCTCTTTTCATCCACCGTGCGATCACGGGGCGGTGGACGGGTGAAGCGTCGTCCACCCTACGAACTGACGGGACCGGAGCGCGGGCTTGCAAGATTTCCACGGACTCAAGTTAGGCAGCGTCTGTTTTTGCTGTTGCTCTCGAGTTGCGATCTCACAGACGACGCCCAAGTCCCCTTCAGGAGGCCGAGTGGAATCGCCACGTAAGGGGTTGAGCGACATGGATGTCGCGAGAGCCGTGAAGGGCCAGGGATGGCCCTTCACGGCGTGCCCCTGGAGTGGTGATGGAACGAGGGAACCGCGGCGCAGCCGGGGCCGGATGTAGGGGTGTGTTTCTTTGCTTACTTTCTTTGCACAAGCAAAGAAAGTAAGGCGCCCGTAAGGGGCGAAAACCATTCGGCCAGGCGGCGGGCCAATGGAGAGTGCCAAGTCACCGACAGCTAACACGTAATTGCCAGTCCGGTATCAACCAGACATTCCCGCTAAAATGCGAAGAACCCTTTTTGCGCGGGCCTCGCGAGGGCGATCAGTGAGTCGCAATCCAGATCAGCAAACCGGCCTGGAACAGACAGAAGGCCACCAGGCAGGCGATGGTGAAGCGCAGGCCGCCATCCTCGCGCTTGAGCTGCTCCAGGCGCTCACGCTGCTTGCGCAACTGGACGTCCTGTTCCTGCAGGTTCTGGTCGGCCAGCTGCAGCATCTGCGCAGCGTCCAGCTGCTCGATGAACTGTACCTTGTCGGCGTTCCAGTCGCCGTGCAGGGCGCTGACCCGTGCGGCGCTGTACTGCGCCTTGAGTTGGTTTTCCTGGTAGTCGACGCTGAAGCCCTGCGCCTTGAGGCAGTGGTCGCGGCGTGCGCGGGCCTCGTCGTTGAGCGCATCGCGGCTGGGCAGCGGGCCGCTTTCCAGGCTGTAGTGGGCGCAGTGCTGCTTCGCCCAGGCCGCCGCCTGGGCCAGCAGAAAGCGGCCAAGTCCGCGGTTGTGCGGCTCCAGGCTGAGGCCGCTGTCGGGGCCGAAGCGCGCCTCCTTGGTGCGGTGATCGAGCCACAGCTCCAGCACGTTCTGTTCCTTGCGCACCTTCTGGCCGGGCAGTTGCAGGCTCAGGCGCAGCAGGCTCTGTTCCTTGCTGTGCCGCTCGACGCGGCCGAGCTGCACGAAACGTAGCGGGCGGGCGCCGGTGTGGCGGTCGACGGGCAGCGGCGACAGGCGCAGCAGACGGAAATGCTCCGGCTGCAGGTTCGCCCAGGGGTGCGACGATTCGGGCTGCTCGCCTTCCGGCGCGGCGACGGCGGTGGTTTCGCTGTCGGTCATCTGGCGTTCCTCGAGAAGCCGCCCTGCAGCTGGCAGGGCGGTCGGGACGGACTCATGATCCCAAGGGGCAGCCAGTGGTCGCTGCGCAGCAGGTCATGAAGGGTTCTAGGGGTTATCGGCAGCGTTGGCCGTCTCTGCAGCTGGCAGCGCCTTGATGAAGCTCGCCAGGCGAGCGGTCAGGCCGCGGGCCAGGGGCAGGTCGGGGTTGTCATAGGACGCCAGTTGCGCGTCCATGTCCATGGGCACGATGCGCAGCACGTGGTTCATGCCGCTGACGATCTGCAATTCGGCCCGTGGGTTGGCGGCGTGCAGCGCCTCGGCGTCCTGCACGCTGACCTGGATATCGTGATCGCCCTGCAGGATCAGTGCCGGCACCTTGACCTGCGCGAAGGCCGCCGCCGGATCCTGGCGGAACAGGGAAATCAGGTAGGGCTGCACGCTGGTGCGAAACAGTACGGTCAGCTCGTCCGACACCTGGGGCACCTGGCGGCCTTCATGCAGCGCTTCGAGCAGCGCCTCGGCCTCGCCACGCAGACGCGGCGGCAGGCGGTTGCGCAGTTGCTCGCGCAGCAGCTGGTCGATGGGCCGCGCACTGCCGGCGATCGACACAAGAGCATCCGCGTCTGCCTGGTTGGCCGCCAGGGTGGCGATCAGCGCGCCTTCGCTGTGGCCAACCAGAATCACCTGGCTGAAGCGTTTGTCCTGGCGCAACTGATGGACCCAGGCCACCACGTCGGCCACGTAGCGCTCCACGCTGAGGTCGCGTTCGTGCGGCGTGGCGGCAAAGCTGGCGGCGATGCCGCGCTTGTCGTAACGCACGCTGGCGATGCCTTGCTGGGCGAGGGCCTGGGCCAGCTTGCGGTGCGCGTCGTTATGCCCGCCGCCGGGGTTGTTGCCGTTACGGTCGGTCGGCCCCGAGCCGGCCACCAGCACCACCACGGGCACCGCTTCGCTGCGCTGCGGCAGCACCAGCGAGCCGTGCAACACGCCCTGGCCGGTATCCAGGCTGACCGGTTCACGCAGGATGGGGGCGGCCTGGACCAGGCCGGTGAAGAGGGAAAGGGTCAAAAGCAAGGCTCGCAGCATGATGGAGACGGGTCTGTGATGGGCTCTGTTGGACGCTGGCAAATGGCCAAAGGTTCGCGCACGGGTGATCTCGGCGGTTGGCTGGGAGTATACTCAGCGGCTTTCTCTATGGGCCTGCCTTTTCGCCGCAGGCTGCAGATCGAACGTCTCTGGAGTCTCGCGCAATGTCCGGCAATACCTTCGGCAAGCTGTTCACCGTCACCACGGCAGGCGAGAGCCATGGCCCGGCGCTGGTCGCCATCGTCGACGGCTGCCCACCGGGCCTGGAGATTTCCCTGGACGATCTGCAGCGCGACCTGGATCGCCGCAAGCCCGGTACCAGCCGTCACACCACCCAGCGCCAGGAAGCCGACGAGGTGGAAATCCTTTCCGGGGTGTTCGAGGGCAAGACCACCGGTTGCGCCATCGGCCTGCTGATCCGCAACATCGACCAGAAGTCCAAGGACTACTCGGCGATCAAGGACCTGTTTCGCCCGGCCCACGCCGACTACACCTACCACCACAAGTACGGCATCCGCGACTACCGTGGCGGTGGCCGCAGCTCGGCCCGCGAGACCGCCATGCGCGTGGCGGCCGGGGCCATCGCCAAGAAGTACCTGGCGGGCCAGGGCATCGTCATTCGCGGCTACATGAGCCAGCTCGGCCCCATCGAAATCCCTTTCAAGACCTGGGATTCGGTAGAGCAGAACGCCTTCTTCAGCCCTGACCCGGACAAGGTGCCGGCGCTGGAGGCGTACATGGATCAGCTGCGCCGCGACCAGGATTCGGTGGGTGCGAAGATCACCGTGGTTGCCGAGGGGGTGATGCCGGGCCTGGGCGAGCCGATCTTCGACCGCCTGGACGCCGAGCTGGCCCATGCGCTGATGAGCATCAACGCGGTCAAGGGCGTGGAAATCGGTGATGGGTTCGCCGCGGTGGCCCAGCGCGGCACCGAGCACCGTGACGAGCTGACCCCGGCGGGCTTCGTGTCCAACCATGCCGGCGGCATTCTCGGCGGCATTTCCAGCGGCCAGCCGATCGTCGCCCATCTGGCGCTCAAGCCGACCTCCAGCATCACCACGCCAGGGCGCTCGGTGGACGTCGATGGCAACGCGGTGGACATGATCACCAAGGGCCGCCACGACCCCTGCGTCGGCATCCGCGCCACGCCGATCGCCGAAGCGATGATGGCCATGGTGCTGATGGATCACCTGTTGCGCCACCGTGGGCAGAACGCCGATGTGCGCGTGAATACGCCGGTACTGCCGCAGCTTTGAGCGAGCCTGCAAGGCGAGGGTGGTATGAGCGAATTTCCCGAGGTGCTACGCAGCGTGACCGGCAAGCGCATCTCGGCGGTTCGCGATGCGCTGTTCGCGCTGGAGCCGGCGCAGATCGACGAGCAGGGCGCTGGCTACCTCGTTGAGCTCTACACCAGCAGCAAGCAGCTCGATGTGCGCAAGCAGGTACTCAGGCTGCTGTATGACCTGGATTTCCAGACGCTCGATGAGTTTTTCGCCCTTGCCTATCGCAAGGAGCGCTACCTGGACATGAAGGTCTATGCCCTTCGTGGCCTGGCGCGCCGCTCGGAAGAGAAGCAGTTGCAGCGATTGCTCGAAGGCTTTCGCCAGACCCTGGCGAAAAGGCAGCAGTCCACGCCATACAACTATCAGGAGTACGAGCTGCTCAGGGGGCGTAACGCATTGCCGTATCTGGTCGAGCGTTATGGCTACGCCTGCCTGCGCGATACCCTCGAGCAGGTCAACCGGCAGTACGAAGCCATGCCGGAGGCCTTCAAGGGGCACTTCACCGTGGATGACAACGGCACGTTGGTCACCCTGCGTGATCCGGGCGCAAGCAGTGCAATGATTCGGCAGTTCTTCGACAGCAAGGGTGTTCAGGTTTGACGCCGACAGTCCCGTACTGGCGCCTGTCCGGTTTCTACCTGTTCTACTTCGCGCTGCTCGGTGCCACGGCGCCGTTTCTCGGCCTGTACTTCGCGCACCTGGGTTTTTCGCCAGCACGCATCGGCGAGCTGGTGGCCATTCCCATGCTGATGCGCTGCATCGCCCCGAACCTGTGGGGCTGGCTGGGCGATTACAGCGGTCGGCGCCTGCTCATCGTGCGCTTGGGCGCCTTGTGCACCCTGCTCAGCCTGAGCCTGATCTTCGTCAGCCAGAGCTATGCCTGGCTGGCCCTGGTGATGGCCTTGCATGCCTTCTTCTGGCATGCGGTGCTGCCGCAGTTCGAGGTCATCACCCTGGCGCACCTGCGCGAGCAGTCGGCGCGCTATGCGCAGATTCGCCTGTGGGGCTCGATCGGCTTCATTCTCAGCGTGGTCGGCCTGGGCAAGGCCTTCGATCTGCTCGGCCTGGATGTCTATCCCTGGGCGCTGCTGCTGATCATCACCGGTATCGCCCTGAGCAGCTTCTGGGTGCCGGATGCCCAGCCGCTGGCGTCGTCGCAGGCGGCGGGTCAGGGTGGTTTCCTGAGGCAGCTCAGGCGGCCCGGTGTGCTGGCTTTCTATCTCTGTGTGGCGCTGATGCAGCTGTCCCACGGGCCGTACTACACCTTCCTGAGCATCTATCTGGAGCAGCTCGGCTACAGCCGCGGATTGATCGGCATGCTCTGGGCCCTGGGCGTGGTTGCCGAGGTGCTGGTGTTCATGGCCATGGCGCGGTTGCTCAGGCATTTCAGCCTGCGCCAGGTGCTGGTCGCCAGTTTTGCCATCGCCGCGGTGCGCTGGGTATTGATGGGTTTTTTCGCCGATCACTTGGCCGTGTTGCTGTTCGCCCAACTGCTGCACGCCGCCACCTTCGGCAGTTTCCACGCCGCATCCATCGCCTTCGTGCAGCGCAGCTTCGGCGCCCGCCAGCAGGGCCAGGGGCAGGCGCTGTACGCCTCGCTGGCCGGCATCGGCGGCGCGCTGGGTGCCCTGTACGCCGGCTATAGCTGGAACGGCCTTGGTCCGCAGTGGACATTCGCCCTGGCGGGGCTGGCCGCCTTGGTCGCAGCCGTTATCATGGCCCGACGCACGGCCGAGCCGACATGACCCAATCAGGTCGCCGCAAGGTGGCCGACACCAGACAGGAATTACCCATGAGTCGCCTGAGCGTTCACCACCAGTCCAGCCCGCAGATCCCCAACAAGG harbors:
- a CDS encoding alpha/beta hydrolase family protein produces the protein MLRALLLTLSLFTGLVQAAPILREPVSLDTGQGVLHGSLVLPQRSEAVPVVVLVAGSGPTDRNGNNPGGGHNDAHRKLAQALAQQGIASVRYDKRGIAASFAATPHERDLSVERYVADVVAWVHQLRQDKRFSQVILVGHSEGALIATLAANQADADALVSIAGSARPIDQLLREQLRNRLPPRLRGEAEALLEALHEGRQVPQVSDELTVLFRTSVQPYLISLFRQDPAAAFAQVKVPALILQGDHDIQVSVQDAEALHAANPRAELQIVSGMNHVLRIVPMDMDAQLASYDNPDLPLARGLTARLASFIKALPAAETANAADNP
- the aroC gene encoding chorismate synthase, whose amino-acid sequence is MSGNTFGKLFTVTTAGESHGPALVAIVDGCPPGLEISLDDLQRDLDRRKPGTSRHTTQRQEADEVEILSGVFEGKTTGCAIGLLIRNIDQKSKDYSAIKDLFRPAHADYTYHHKYGIRDYRGGGRSSARETAMRVAAGAIAKKYLAGQGIVIRGYMSQLGPIEIPFKTWDSVEQNAFFSPDPDKVPALEAYMDQLRRDQDSVGAKITVVAEGVMPGLGEPIFDRLDAELAHALMSINAVKGVEIGDGFAAVAQRGTEHRDELTPAGFVSNHAGGILGGISSGQPIVAHLALKPTSSITTPGRSVDVDGNAVDMITKGRHDPCVGIRATPIAEAMMAMVLMDHLLRHRGQNADVRVNTPVLPQL
- a CDS encoding MFS transporter codes for the protein MTPTVPYWRLSGFYLFYFALLGATAPFLGLYFAHLGFSPARIGELVAIPMLMRCIAPNLWGWLGDYSGRRLLIVRLGALCTLLSLSLIFVSQSYAWLALVMALHAFFWHAVLPQFEVITLAHLREQSARYAQIRLWGSIGFILSVVGLGKAFDLLGLDVYPWALLLIITGIALSSFWVPDAQPLASSQAAGQGGFLRQLRRPGVLAFYLCVALMQLSHGPYYTFLSIYLEQLGYSRGLIGMLWALGVVAEVLVFMAMARLLRHFSLRQVLVASFAIAAVRWVLMGFFADHLAVLLFAQLLHAATFGSFHAASIAFVQRSFGARQQGQGQALYASLAGIGGALGALYAGYSWNGLGPQWTFALAGLAALVAAVIMARRTAEPT